The Henckelia pumila isolate YLH828 chromosome 2, ASM3356847v2, whole genome shotgun sequence genome includes a window with the following:
- the LOC140884951 gene encoding membrane protein PM19L-like, whose product MAGSEQLKPVAGVLLFLNFCMYTVVLGIGGWAMNRAIDHGFIIGPGFDLPAHFSPIYFPMGNAATGFFVVFALIAGVVGVASAISGLNHLRHWDADSFPAAASAASIAWTLTLLAMGFACKEIELHNRNARLRTMEAFLIILAATQLFYIAAIHGSSSLRRSPRV is encoded by the exons ATGGCAGGATCAGAGCAGCTCAAGCCTGTCGCGGGAGTGCTTTTGTTCCTCAACTTCTGCATGTACACTGTCGTGTTGGGCATCGGCGGATGGGCTATGAACAGAGCAATCGATCACGGTTTCATCATCG GTCCAGGATTTGATTTACCAGCACATTTCTCGCCGATATATTTTCCGATGGGGAATGCTGCCACCGGGTTCTTTGTGGTGTTTGCTTTGATAGCAGGCGTGGTTGGTGTTGCTTCGGCTATATCAGGCTTGAACCATCTACGACACTGGGACGCCGACAGCTTTCCTGCCGCCGCGTCCGCTGCTAGCATTGCCTGGACTCTAACACTTCTAGCCATGGg GTTTGCATGCAAGGAGATTGAATTACATAATCGAAATGCCCGTCTG AGAACAATGGAGGCTTTCTTGATAATCCTGGCAGCTACGCAGCTCTTTTACATAGCTGCCATCCACGGCAGTTCTTCTTTAAGGAGATCACCGCGAGTTTAA